The Leadbettera azotonutricia ZAS-9 genome has a window encoding:
- a CDS encoding acyl-CoA thioesterase, with protein sequence MIAECTLQVRSYECDSNGHVNNANYLNYLEYARYEFLKSIGFDYPKVISSGYGMYVARIEIDYKKSVFTDETLVIQSWPLKKGAVSGIIAQKILRGEDVIAEAKVTWAFVDSKGVPTKIPPEWNMPGFLPDKA encoded by the coding sequence ATGATTGCAGAATGTACTTTGCAGGTGCGCAGCTATGAATGTGACAGCAACGGCCATGTAAACAATGCCAATTACCTTAACTATCTTGAATATGCGCGCTACGAATTTTTAAAGTCCATTGGGTTTGATTACCCAAAGGTCATCAGCTCCGGTTACGGCATGTATGTGGCCCGCATCGAAATCGATTATAAAAAATCGGTCTTTACCGACGAGACCCTGGTTATACAATCGTGGCCTCTCAAGAAAGGCGCGGTAAGTGGGATCATTGCGCAGAAGATACTGAGAGGCGAGGACGTCATCGCGGAGGCAAAGGTCACCTGGGCTTTTGTGGATTCCAAAGGCGTGCCTACCAAGATACCGCCTGAATGGAATATGCCGGGGTTCCTGCCTGACAAAGCCTAA
- a CDS encoding PD-(D/E)XK nuclease family transposase: MFTNLLKLYIIELPKLPKDDDGSPMWAWLQFFKCRKEEEFNMLAEKHPEVRPIIAEYKKLTWSERRRMIADLKEKYRRDDAAVLADAVMDSRREIARALKAQGDPIEKIAAATHLSQEEIEAL, translated from the coding sequence ATTTTTACGAATTTGCTAAAACTCTATATAATAGAATTGCCGAAGCTGCCCAAGGATGATGATGGCTCTCCTATGTGGGCGTGGCTTCAGTTCTTCAAATGCCGAAAGGAGGAGGAATTCAACATGCTTGCAGAAAAACACCCCGAAGTCCGCCCCATTATTGCGGAATATAAAAAACTCACCTGGAGCGAACGCCGCCGCATGATCGCCGACCTCAAGGAAAAATACCGCCGTGATGACGCGGCTGTTCTGGCAGATGCGGTTATGGATAGCCGGAGGGAAATAGCCCGGGCGTTAAAAGCCCAGGGTGATCCTATAGAAAAGATTGCAGCTGCCACCCATCTCTCACAAGAAGAAATCGAAGCCTTATAA
- a CDS encoding TetR/AcrR family transcriptional regulator → MSIVVEHDKRRREILEKALDAFMDDGFEDVTFQKIADRCGITRTTLYIYFKNKKDIFNFSIKQLLAGLEHDITEVGSDETLNSVDKLSLMLIKVIDKLEENRRLLTVIMNYLLYLAKGSHDPDYRVRRRTIRLRHILATILIEGIKKGEIAKVNIKDADNLLYGLVETAAFRLVILKQTAVDDLKRTVVMAVRQLAAVPGTASK, encoded by the coding sequence ATGTCTATTGTTGTTGAACACGACAAGCGCAGAAGGGAGATACTCGAAAAAGCGCTGGATGCTTTTATGGACGATGGCTTCGAAGACGTTACCTTTCAAAAGATAGCCGACCGCTGCGGCATCACCAGAACTACCCTCTACATCTATTTTAAAAACAAGAAGGATATTTTTAACTTCAGCATAAAGCAGCTCCTCGCGGGCCTGGAGCATGACATAACAGAAGTCGGCAGCGACGAAACCCTCAATTCCGTTGACAAACTTTCGCTCATGCTCATAAAGGTAATAGACAAGCTCGAAGAAAACCGCCGCCTTCTTACGGTGATAATGAATTACCTGCTCTACCTTGCCAAGGGCAGCCACGATCCCGATTACCGTGTGCGCCGCCGCACCATACGCTTACGGCACATACTTGCGACTATCCTTATAGAAGGCATCAAAAAAGGCGAAATTGCCAAGGTCAATATCAAGGATGCCGACAATCTCCTTTACGGGCTTGTGGAAACCGCAGCATTCCGCTTGGTCATACTCAAGCAGACCGCGGTAGACGATCTAAAACGCACGGTAGTAATGGCGGTGCGCCAGCTGGCTGCGGTCCCCGGCACAGCCAGCAAATAA
- a CDS encoding NUDIX hydrolase, with amino-acid sequence MFKFCPACGSTKIIFKDNRVFKCPDCGFTYYHNTAAATGCVVSTPNGVILLVRGKEPSRGKLALPGGFVDPGEGALEGLRRELQEEIGWTPPPGTEIELFASFPNIYPYKNIVYNTCDLFFTIHAPDLTAADLRPEAGEIEDIRFLRPDEVKPEDLAFDSTRRAMAAYLKRV; translated from the coding sequence ATGTTCAAGTTTTGCCCTGCCTGCGGATCAACAAAAATCATCTTTAAGGACAACAGGGTTTTTAAATGCCCCGACTGCGGCTTTACCTATTACCATAACACCGCTGCCGCCACAGGCTGCGTAGTATCAACCCCCAATGGAGTGATACTCCTCGTGAGGGGCAAAGAGCCCTCCAGGGGTAAGCTTGCCCTGCCCGGCGGTTTTGTCGATCCCGGCGAAGGCGCCCTGGAAGGTCTGCGCCGGGAGCTTCAGGAAGAGATAGGCTGGACGCCTCCCCCCGGAACGGAGATTGAGCTTTTCGCGTCCTTCCCGAATATCTATCCTTACAAAAATATTGTGTACAATACCTGCGATCTTTTTTTCACAATCCATGCGCCGGATCTGACCGCGGCAGATCTGCGCCCCGAAGCAGGGGAAATAGAAGATATACGTTTTCTAAGGCCAGATGAGGTGAAACCGGAAGATTTGGCTTTCGATTCCACCCGCCGCGCCATGGCTGCTTATTTAAAAAGGGTTTGA
- a CDS encoding Gfo/Idh/MocA family protein: MSKKLRYGIIGCGGIANGKHLPALKKVPDVEIVAFCDIIPARAEKANKEYSGGKGKVFENYKDLLKEDLDAVFVLTPNNSHSEISVAALNSGKNVMCEKPMAKNYKEAQAMIAARDASKKLLTIGYQSRYRPDSLYLKEEVDSGALGEIYFAKATAIRRRAVPTWGVFLDEEKQGGGPLIDIGTHALDLTLFMMNNYEPAYAVGTVYHKLNKDKRAGNAWGDWDPKKFTVEDSAFGFVVMKNGATIILQSSWALNISTDVREAVTTLCGTKAGADMAADGTLTINGVKNGRQYVQTPNLGVGGVAFYDGAASKPEDAEALTFANAIRGKGKLYVLPEQAAVVTRILEGIYISAKSGKAHYFD; this comes from the coding sequence ATGAGCAAGAAATTAAGGTATGGTATTATCGGCTGCGGCGGGATTGCCAATGGCAAGCACCTTCCGGCTCTGAAGAAAGTTCCTGATGTGGAAATAGTCGCCTTCTGCGATATTATTCCCGCCAGGGCGGAAAAGGCGAACAAGGAATATTCCGGGGGCAAGGGAAAGGTTTTTGAGAATTACAAGGATCTCCTCAAGGAAGACCTGGATGCGGTCTTTGTCCTGACTCCCAACAATTCCCACAGCGAGATTTCTGTGGCAGCTCTCAATTCGGGCAAAAACGTCATGTGCGAAAAGCCCATGGCAAAGAACTACAAGGAAGCCCAGGCCATGATCGCTGCCAGGGATGCAAGCAAGAAGCTTCTCACCATAGGCTACCAGAGCCGCTACAGGCCCGACAGCCTCTATCTCAAGGAAGAAGTTGACTCGGGCGCCCTTGGGGAAATCTACTTTGCCAAGGCCACTGCCATTAGGCGGCGGGCTGTCCCTACCTGGGGTGTGTTCCTGGACGAAGAAAAACAGGGCGGCGGCCCCCTCATCGACATCGGCACCCATGCTTTGGACCTTACCCTCTTCATGATGAACAACTATGAGCCTGCCTATGCGGTGGGAACGGTCTATCACAAACTGAACAAGGACAAGAGGGCCGGCAACGCCTGGGGCGATTGGGACCCCAAAAAATTCACTGTGGAAGATTCGGCTTTTGGCTTCGTGGTTATGAAGAACGGCGCCACCATCATACTCCAGTCCAGCTGGGCCCTTAACATCTCCACGGATGTGCGGGAAGCGGTAACTACCCTCTGTGGTACCAAGGCCGGTGCCGACATGGCGGCCGACGGTACTCTGACCATCAACGGCGTCAAAAACGGCCGCCAGTACGTCCAGACCCCGAACCTTGGCGTTGGCGGCGTGGCGTTCTATGATGGCGCTGCATCCAAGCCCGAAGACGCCGAGGCCCTAACCTTCGCCAACGCCATCAGGGGCAAGGGAAAGCTCTACGTCCTCCCCGAGCAGGCTGCTGTAGTAACCAGGATTCTCGAAGGCATTTACATTTCCGCCAAGAGCGGCAAGGCGCACTACTTCGACTAG
- a CDS encoding ATP-dependent 6-phosphofructokinase — MADAIDFTIEELGKRSIKSPIAMSTVRGDMIANYVTDDQFLRYNTEVKVGPQPPLKRSQIIECAGPREMIYFTPAHVHAGIVSCGGLCPGINDVIRSIVRCLWYRYGVKRISGIQYGYKGFLPEYQFGVTQLDPDKVDEIHKLGGTYLGSARGGGKEVGKIVDAIEQLNLNMLFTIGGDGTQHGTLDIADEIEKRHLKIALIGIPKTVDNDFSLIQKSFGFDTAVDKAVEVVAAAHMEARSAINGIGLVKVMGRESGFIAAHTALASHEVNFVLIPEVPFNLEGYNGFLTHLEKRIVSRHHAVIIVAEGAMQDQLITDKQLDAGGNLKYADVGTYLRDRITKYFAEKKIEINLKYIDPSYIIRSAPANPADSIYCERLGNAAVHAAMAGKTRLIIGLVNNEFVHLPIKTVISTRNHVDPEGNLWRDTLDATHQPALMVNQFGDGKAK; from the coding sequence ATGGCCGATGCTATTGATTTTACTATTGAAGAATTGGGAAAGCGCAGCATAAAGTCGCCCATTGCCATGTCCACTGTACGTGGGGATATGATAGCCAACTATGTAACGGATGATCAATTTTTACGTTATAATACGGAGGTAAAAGTAGGCCCTCAGCCGCCCCTTAAGCGATCCCAGATTATAGAATGTGCCGGTCCCAGGGAAATGATCTATTTTACCCCTGCCCATGTGCATGCAGGCATCGTAAGCTGCGGCGGCCTTTGCCCTGGCATTAACGACGTGATCCGCTCCATTGTGCGCTGCCTGTGGTACCGCTATGGGGTAAAGAGGATTTCGGGAATACAGTACGGGTATAAGGGTTTCCTCCCGGAATACCAATTCGGCGTAACCCAATTGGACCCCGACAAGGTGGATGAGATTCACAAGCTCGGGGGTACGTACCTTGGAAGCGCCCGGGGCGGCGGCAAAGAGGTGGGGAAGATTGTGGATGCCATAGAACAGCTTAATCTCAATATGCTCTTTACCATAGGTGGTGACGGCACCCAGCATGGCACCCTGGACATTGCCGACGAAATCGAAAAACGACACCTTAAGATCGCCCTGATTGGCATTCCCAAGACTGTTGACAATGACTTCTCCCTCATCCAGAAATCCTTTGGTTTCGATACTGCCGTTGACAAGGCGGTGGAAGTTGTTGCGGCTGCCCACATGGAAGCCCGCTCCGCCATAAACGGCATAGGCCTTGTAAAGGTCATGGGCCGTGAATCGGGCTTCATCGCCGCGCACACCGCCCTTGCAAGCCACGAGGTCAACTTTGTGCTCATTCCCGAAGTGCCCTTCAACCTTGAGGGCTATAACGGTTTCCTTACCCACCTTGAGAAGCGCATTGTAAGCCGTCACCACGCGGTGATTATCGTGGCCGAAGGAGCCATGCAGGATCAGCTTATCACTGATAAACAGCTTGACGCCGGCGGAAACCTTAAATACGCCGATGTGGGTACCTATCTCCGGGACAGGATCACCAAGTACTTTGCTGAAAAGAAGATTGAGATCAATCTCAAGTACATCGATCCCAGCTACATTATCCGCTCTGCCCCTGCCAACCCTGCCGATTCCATCTACTGCGAAAGGCTGGGGAACGCTGCGGTGCATGCGGCCATGGCCGGCAAGACCAGGCTCATCATCGGCCTGGTGAACAATGAATTTGTCCACCTTCCCATCAAGACGGTTATTTCCACCAGGAACCATGTAGACCCCGAGGGCAACCTTTGGCGGGACACCCTGGATGCTACCCATCAGCCGGCTCTCATGGTGAACCAATTCGGCGATGGCAAAGCTAAATAA
- the ddlA gene encoding D-alanine--D-alanine ligase, with amino-acid sequence MKKINVGILFGGKSAEHEVSLQSAKNVFDALDREKYNPVLIGIAKDGRWLKGDASGFLLHAENPRLIALNHSSDWVALVPESGGKISNLSIGEPQPTAQTIDVVFPILHGPFGEDGTVQGLLKLANIPFVGTGVLASAVGMDKDVMKRLFRDAGLPIGKFKSLKSHEKTPPFKEITEALGLPIFIKPANMGSSVGVSKIHNEEEYHAALAEAFKFDTKAILEEFIPGRELECSVLGNEEPEASLPGEVISTHEFYSYDAKYIDEKGATLEIPARLPPETIRQIQELAIKAFKALECEGLSRVDFFLKPNGEAIINEINTMPGFTKISMYPKLWEAGGISYSKLIDTLIQLAIKRFEKEKSLKTSI; translated from the coding sequence GTGAAGAAAATCAATGTAGGCATACTTTTCGGCGGCAAGTCGGCGGAACATGAAGTTTCGCTCCAATCGGCAAAGAACGTATTCGACGCCCTGGATAGGGAAAAATACAACCCTGTGCTTATAGGCATTGCCAAGGATGGCCGCTGGCTAAAAGGCGATGCCTCAGGTTTCCTTCTCCATGCGGAAAATCCCCGCCTAATCGCATTGAACCACTCGTCTGACTGGGTAGCCTTGGTTCCCGAAAGCGGAGGGAAAATATCCAATTTATCCATAGGGGAACCTCAGCCTACAGCCCAGACTATCGATGTGGTTTTCCCTATTTTGCACGGTCCTTTTGGGGAGGATGGAACCGTCCAGGGCCTCCTCAAGCTGGCGAACATCCCCTTTGTAGGAACAGGGGTGCTGGCATCGGCTGTAGGGATGGACAAGGACGTGATGAAGCGCCTCTTCCGCGATGCCGGCCTCCCCATAGGCAAATTCAAATCCCTTAAGTCCCACGAAAAAACCCCTCCCTTTAAGGAAATAACTGAAGCACTTGGCCTGCCCATTTTCATCAAGCCCGCCAATATGGGTTCTTCCGTGGGGGTCAGCAAAATCCATAATGAAGAAGAATACCATGCTGCGCTGGCCGAGGCTTTTAAGTTCGACACCAAGGCAATATTGGAAGAATTTATCCCCGGCAGGGAACTGGAATGTTCGGTCCTGGGCAACGAAGAGCCCGAAGCGTCCCTCCCGGGTGAAGTCATTTCTACCCACGAGTTTTATTCCTACGATGCCAAGTATATAGACGAAAAAGGGGCAACCCTGGAGATTCCGGCCAGGCTGCCGCCGGAAACAATCAGGCAAATTCAGGAGCTTGCCATAAAAGCCTTTAAGGCCCTGGAGTGCGAAGGTCTTTCACGGGTGGACTTCTTCCTCAAGCCCAATGGCGAAGCAATCATCAACGAGATCAACACCATGCCGGGTTTTACAAAAATCAGCATGTACCCCAAGCTTTGGGAAGCCGGCGGCATCTCTTACAGCAAATTGATAGATACCCTTATTCAGCTTGCCATAAAGCGTTTTGAAAAAGAGAAAAGCCTTAAGACCAGCATTTAG
- a CDS encoding THUMP domain-containing class I SAM-dependent RNA methyltransferase produces the protein MQKEYTAAALCAVGAEKVVSNEIRKMGLKMDEGGFGRVRFKAGLQGLYKTLMGLRTADRVLLEAAWFQAGDFDALFEGVRAVPWEEFIPSGMGLRVAKVRTNRSRLSAETSIQAVVHKAAAEKLCEKLKLARLPEGDDIAEIRVYIEKDRASILLDLSGDPLFKRGYRTDGGIAPLRETTAAAIILLSGWKRKFPLYDPFCGSGTIAAEAAMYAWDLAPGLRRPFALDKLLISDKVVEKQVREEFIGKADFTRLVRIAGSDADPRAVANAKANLERIRAPLQGSVVLPEFKALPMEQAAAPKFENDTDTGFIITNPPYGKRLGDAESAEKVYAEMGGLSERFRDWKLALITDHPGFESFFGRKADSCRDITNGAIHSYLYQYEKI, from the coding sequence GTGCAGAAAGAATACACAGCCGCAGCCCTTTGCGCAGTAGGGGCCGAAAAAGTTGTCTCCAACGAAATACGCAAAATGGGCCTCAAAATGGACGAGGGGGGCTTTGGCAGGGTGCGCTTTAAGGCCGGCCTGCAGGGGCTCTACAAAACCCTCATGGGCCTAAGGACAGCCGACAGGGTGCTCCTCGAAGCCGCCTGGTTCCAGGCTGGGGATTTTGACGCCCTTTTTGAAGGCGTCAGGGCAGTTCCCTGGGAAGAATTCATACCTTCCGGCATGGGGCTCAGGGTAGCCAAGGTACGGACCAACCGTTCCAGGCTCAGCGCCGAAACCAGCATACAGGCGGTGGTCCACAAGGCTGCTGCGGAAAAGCTCTGCGAAAAATTGAAGCTCGCCCGCCTCCCCGAAGGGGACGACATCGCGGAAATCAGAGTCTATATCGAAAAGGACAGAGCTTCCATACTTTTGGACCTTTCGGGCGATCCCCTCTTTAAGCGGGGCTACCGCACCGACGGGGGCATCGCGCCATTGCGGGAAACCACAGCCGCAGCCATCATACTCCTTTCGGGGTGGAAGCGGAAATTCCCCCTCTATGACCCCTTCTGCGGTTCGGGCACTATTGCCGCCGAGGCAGCCATGTACGCATGGGATCTGGCCCCCGGACTCAGGCGGCCTTTTGCCCTGGACAAGCTCCTCATCTCGGACAAAGTTGTCGAAAAGCAGGTGCGGGAAGAATTCATAGGCAAGGCCGATTTTACAAGGCTTGTGCGCATAGCCGGCAGCGATGCAGACCCCAGGGCCGTTGCAAACGCCAAAGCCAACCTGGAGCGCATCAGGGCGCCCCTCCAGGGGAGCGTCGTACTGCCGGAATTTAAAGCCCTCCCCATGGAGCAGGCAGCTGCGCCGAAATTTGAAAATGATACAGACACCGGCTTTATCATTACCAACCCGCCCTACGGCAAACGCCTGGGGGACGCTGAATCGGCGGAAAAAGTATATGCCGAAATGGGCGGCCTATCCGAACGCTTCCGGGATTGGAAGCTCGCCCTCATCACGGACCACCCGGGCTTTGAGTCCTTCTTTGGCAGAAAGGCCGACTCTTGCAGGGATATTACGAATGGGGCAATCCATTCCTATTTATATCAATACGAAAAAATTTAG
- a CDS encoding lactate racemase domain-containing protein, giving the protein MSEKTYLAKGGPLLDLSDQEIDELFSQALHDALGDIKGSGPALLLPPDITRFHSRAGFLTDIASRELSCTVMPALGTHMPMTNAELGRMFPKTPLDKFRVHDWRNDVVELGRLDAAWVEKATEGKVGYDFPVQVNKLLANGGFSLIVSMGQVVPHEVIGMANHAKNLLVGTGGKEAIDKSHFAGACYGMERMMGRADTPVRAMFDEGLRCFGNKLPPVLYALTVIGSRSDGSLAVRGLFVGFGRECFAKAAALAREVNVDIMDEPIHKAVVYLEPEEFRTTWLGNKAIYRTRMAMADGGELLILAPALERFGEDLGVDALIRKFGYRPGKVILEKAASEKELAENLSVAAHLIHGSSEGRFTVRYCPGPGLSRAEIESVGYEWGSLEEVLARYDVRKLSLGWNTLADGERIFFVPNPALGLWAERARFGV; this is encoded by the coding sequence GTGTCGGAAAAAACCTATCTTGCAAAGGGCGGACCTCTTCTGGATCTTTCGGACCAGGAGATAGATGAACTTTTCTCCCAGGCTCTTCATGATGCGCTGGGAGATATTAAAGGTTCGGGCCCTGCGCTGCTCCTTCCCCCGGATATAACCCGCTTCCATTCGCGGGCAGGCTTCCTTACCGATATTGCTTCCCGCGAACTTTCGTGCACCGTGATGCCTGCCCTGGGCACTCATATGCCCATGACCAACGCAGAGCTTGGCCGCATGTTCCCCAAAACCCCTCTCGATAAATTCCGCGTCCATGACTGGCGCAATGATGTGGTCGAGCTGGGCCGCCTCGACGCCGCCTGGGTGGAAAAAGCTACCGAAGGCAAAGTCGGCTATGACTTCCCGGTGCAGGTCAACAAGCTGCTGGCGAACGGCGGCTTTTCCCTTATCGTGTCCATGGGGCAGGTAGTCCCCCACGAGGTGATAGGCATGGCCAACCACGCCAAGAATCTCCTGGTGGGGACAGGCGGCAAGGAGGCCATAGACAAAAGCCACTTTGCAGGGGCGTGCTACGGCATGGAACGCATGATGGGCAGGGCCGACACGCCTGTGCGCGCCATGTTCGACGAGGGCCTCCGTTGTTTTGGCAATAAGCTGCCCCCTGTTTTGTACGCCCTTACGGTGATAGGTTCCCGCAGCGACGGTTCACTGGCAGTCCGGGGCCTCTTTGTGGGTTTTGGCAGGGAATGTTTTGCCAAGGCTGCCGCCCTTGCCCGTGAAGTCAACGTGGACATTATGGATGAACCCATCCATAAAGCAGTGGTCTACCTGGAGCCCGAAGAATTCCGCACCACTTGGCTGGGCAACAAGGCCATTTACCGTACCCGCATGGCCATGGCCGATGGCGGCGAACTTCTGATCCTGGCGCCGGCTCTTGAGCGTTTCGGAGAGGATCTTGGCGTCGATGCGCTTATCCGCAAATTCGGCTACCGCCCAGGTAAAGTCATCCTCGAAAAAGCAGCTAGCGAAAAAGAGCTGGCCGAAAATTTAAGCGTTGCAGCCCACCTCATCCACGGCTCAAGCGAAGGCCGCTTTACCGTGCGTTACTGCCCCGGCCCCGGCTTGAGCCGCGCCGAGATAGAATCTGTAGGCTATGAATGGGGCAGTCTCGAAGAGGTCCTTGCCCGCTACGATGTCAGGAAGCTTTCCCTGGGCTGGAACACCCTTGCCGACGGGGAGCGCATTTTCTTTGTGCCGAACCCGGCGCTGGGATTGTGGGCGGAGAGGGCGAGGTTTGGGGTGTGA
- a CDS encoding TrmH family RNA methyltransferase produces MLNKLTDELAVCGCNAVAAVGEYHPEAINRLFLREDRLKSFAKVCKGLAERKRPYKICEDEELEKISKSSHHQGVVAMIAAPETAPLGREDLDAWADKGKTGLILHSVGNDHNLGAIARSAAFFDAPYIVISEGDSEARLSTSAYRIAEGGMEHVAVRSVRNTAAFIKEASQKIITIGTEGRARQRIRDLPNIIKELSAKLPGAGKTRPGIAIVLGNEETGLPKDVKDACSCLVRIPGTGIMESLNVAQAATLFLQEIFEL; encoded by the coding sequence ATGCTGAACAAACTGACCGATGAACTTGCAGTCTGCGGCTGCAACGCCGTTGCCGCTGTCGGGGAATACCACCCCGAGGCTATCAACCGTCTCTTCCTGCGGGAAGACCGGCTAAAATCCTTTGCAAAAGTCTGCAAGGGCCTTGCCGAGCGCAAAAGGCCCTATAAAATCTGCGAAGATGAAGAACTTGAGAAGATCAGCAAATCGAGCCACCACCAGGGGGTAGTTGCCATGATCGCGGCCCCGGAAACTGCGCCCCTGGGCCGTGAAGATCTCGACGCCTGGGCGGACAAAGGGAAAACCGGCCTCATACTCCATTCGGTAGGGAACGATCACAACCTTGGCGCTATAGCCCGTTCAGCCGCTTTCTTCGACGCTCCCTATATCGTGATCTCCGAAGGGGACAGCGAAGCCCGGCTTTCGACCAGCGCCTACCGCATAGCCGAAGGCGGCATGGAGCATGTTGCTGTCCGCTCTGTGCGGAACACCGCCGCCTTCATCAAAGAAGCATCCCAAAAAATCATCACCATTGGAACAGAAGGCCGCGCCCGCCAGCGCATCAGGGACCTTCCAAACATAATCAAGGAATTGTCAGCAAAGCTGCCCGGTGCGGGAAAAACCCGCCCGGGTATAGCCATAGTCCTGGGTAACGAGGAAACCGGCCTCCCCAAGGACGTAAAAGACGCCTGCTCCTGCCTGGTACGCATACCCGGCACAGGCATCATGGAAAGCCTCAACGTAGCCCAGGCAGCCACGCTGTTTCTGCAGGAAATCTTCGAACTCTAG
- a CDS encoding AMP-dependent synthetase/ligase: protein MEQAKEQLKEKTLPLMLRSRVREAPEIVVQYSKDPAGWFITKTYHQLYDEGRWVAAGLLELGAKRGDLVGLISDNRQEWLAADFGIQAIGAADVPRGSDTLNQELSYILSFTGCGISFAENQKLAVKLLSCKADLPELKIIVTFETVGAEIKAEAESLGITIYSYRELLNLGKNRREIYPGEVDAEIAKGKGDDTVTVIFTSGTTGEPKGVMLTHKTFLCQVPRFHLVFDTKPGEIWLSVLPVWHVFERAIEYVALYHKNAIAYSKPISSVLMADFANIKPHWMVAVPRVWEAVMDGIYRSVKLMGKFQEFFFNFFVSFGLMYAYFRDLAFGLIPNFHGRVRAVDAVLGFFPWLLLAPVRGLAYLIVFRRLKLRLGGRFRAGISGGGALPARVDHFFNAVGLRLQEGYGLTETSPIVSVRQYRKSRRGTIGQILVDDTEFRILDDKGRELPPGSSGILYVRGPQVMKGYYKKPELTAEVLSADGWLNTGDIAMHTRDGELRLTGRAKDTIVLRGGENVEPVPIENKLKESPRIGQCVVLGQDQKYLAALIVPVQDAVMAFAEENNIPIVDYELLLQQPEIVEIISTDVADLVNARNGFKAFERIYKFKLLPRAFDQGTEISSKQEPLRHRIMINYAKDIQTLFK, encoded by the coding sequence ATGGAACAGGCGAAGGAACAGCTAAAAGAAAAGACCCTGCCCCTCATGCTTCGTTCCCGGGTGAGGGAAGCGCCGGAGATCGTTGTCCAATACTCAAAAGATCCGGCGGGCTGGTTTATCACCAAGACTTACCATCAGCTTTATGACGAGGGCCGGTGGGTCGCGGCGGGGCTTTTGGAATTGGGGGCCAAGCGGGGGGACCTGGTGGGGCTTATCTCGGATAACCGCCAGGAATGGCTGGCAGCTGACTTCGGCATTCAGGCGATCGGGGCTGCGGATGTGCCCAGGGGGTCTGACACCCTGAACCAGGAGCTGAGTTACATACTTTCGTTTACGGGCTGCGGCATTTCTTTTGCAGAAAACCAGAAGCTGGCAGTCAAACTGCTTTCGTGCAAGGCGGATTTGCCTGAGCTAAAAATCATTGTTACCTTTGAGACTGTGGGCGCTGAAATTAAGGCCGAGGCCGAATCCCTGGGGATAACAATTTATTCCTACCGGGAACTCCTCAACCTGGGGAAAAACCGCAGGGAGATTTACCCTGGCGAGGTGGATGCTGAAATTGCCAAGGGCAAGGGGGATGACACTGTTACGGTGATCTTTACTTCGGGCACAACAGGCGAACCCAAGGGGGTCATGCTGACCCACAAGACTTTTCTCTGCCAGGTTCCGCGTTTCCATTTGGTTTTTGACACCAAGCCCGGGGAGATTTGGCTTTCGGTACTGCCTGTGTGGCATGTGTTCGAGCGGGCCATCGAGTATGTGGCTCTCTACCATAAAAACGCCATTGCATATTCCAAGCCCATTTCGTCGGTACTTATGGCGGATTTTGCAAACATCAAACCCCACTGGATGGTGGCTGTTCCCCGGGTGTGGGAAGCTGTCATGGACGGTATTTACCGCAGCGTAAAACTGATGGGGAAATTCCAGGAATTCTTTTTCAACTTTTTTGTTTCTTTCGGTCTCATGTATGCTTATTTTAGGGATCTTGCATTTGGGCTTATCCCCAATTTCCATGGGAGGGTAAGGGCTGTCGATGCGGTTCTGGGGTTTTTCCCCTGGCTGCTTTTGGCGCCTGTCCGGGGCCTGGCGTATCTCATTGTGTTCCGCCGCCTCAAGCTCAGGCTGGGCGGCCGCTTCAGGGCTGGTATTTCCGGGGGCGGCGCCCTCCCTGCCAGGGTGGACCACTTCTTCAACGCTGTGGGATTGCGGCTGCAGGAAGGGTATGGCCTCACTGAGACTTCGCCCATTGTGAGCGTGCGCCAGTACCGCAAGAGCCGGCGGGGGACTATCGGGCAGATTCTGGTTGACGATACTGAATTCAGGATTCTGGATGACAAGGGGCGCGAATTGCCCCCGGGCAGCAGCGGCATACTTTATGTCCGGGGCCCTCAGGTGATGAAGGGCTATTACAAAAAGCCTGAACTGACTGCCGAGGTATTGAGCGCTGATGGCTGGCTTAACACGGGGGATATTGCCATGCATACCCGGGACGGGGAGCTTCGCCTTACGGGCAGAGCCAAGGATACTATAGTGCTCAGGGGGGGCGAAAATGTTGAGCCTGTCCCCATTGAGAACAAGCTTAAAGAAAGCCCCCGCATCGGGCAGTGCGTGGTACTGGGGCAGGACCAGAAGTATTTGGCAGCCCTCATTGTGCCGGTGCAGGATGCGGTCATGGCTTTTGCGGAGGAGAACAATATCCCCATTGTGGATTATGAGCTGCTCCTCCAGCAGCCTGAGATTGTCGAGATTATTTCGACTGATGTGGCGGATTTGGTCAACGCCAGGAATGGATTCAAAGCCTTTGAGCGGATTTATAAATTCAAACTTTTGCCCAGGGCTTTTGATCAGGGAACTGAAATATCATCCAAACAGGAACCCCTGCGCCATAGGATCATGATCAATTACGCAAAGGATATTCAAACCCTTTTTAAATAA